One Rosa chinensis cultivar Old Blush chromosome 3, RchiOBHm-V2, whole genome shotgun sequence DNA window includes the following coding sequences:
- the LOC112193448 gene encoding NAC domain-containing protein 46 isoform X1 — MMEEEAVVVNQGGGGGDDELMALPPGFRFHPTDEEIITCYLTEKVVNSNFTATAIGEADLNKCEPWDLPNKAKMGEKEWYFFCQRDRKYPTGMRTNRATQSGYWKATGKDKEIYKRKTNNSNCLVGMKKTLVFYTGRAPKGEKTNWVMHEYRLDGKFTHYNLSKPAKDEWVVCRVFHKNMGLKRTSSPLSPTDQSAGGQLLRLNSFGDDFLDSSSSLPPLMDPTPSYDRPAGSYGGYRFDYGEHDDNDSKGKITAAPLSVPSANKTTPADMQYYFQQVGSSTRQINCFQHPNAAAAAASYQMSNPMATPTMLYPQIHHNHQLIPNPSFSFQPNNNPDYYFQQEIRGPRTSFPNNQGSSFDFQSSKLDHQAILRAMAAAKNRNHQIETSVTTAGSGGLDSRQCKVEQYSSNNQSMFSVSQDTGLSTADMNTTTEISSSVVSKQEIEVGSSNTLYEDHLQSPSVVPISDIEGLWDY, encoded by the exons atgatgGAAGAAGAAGCTGTCGTGGTGaaccaaggaggaggaggaggagatgatGAGCTGATGGCCTTGCCTCCGGGATTTCGTTTCCATCCCACCGATGAGGAAATCATAACTTGCTATCTCACGGAGAAGGTGGTCAACAGCAACTTCACCGCAACTGCAATCGGTGAAGCTGATTTGAACAAGTGTGAACCGTGGGATTTGCCCA ACAAGGCAAAGATGGGGGAGAAGGAGTGGTACTTCTTCTGCCAGAGAGACAGGAAGTATCCTACAGGCATGAGAACGAATCGAGCAACGCAATCTGGATACTGGAAAGCCACCGGAAAAGATAAAGAGATCTACAAGCGCAAAACCAACAACAGTAACTGCCTTGTCGGGATGAAGAAGACTCTTGTGTTTTACACCGGAAGAGCTCCAAAGGGTGAGAAGACCAACTGGGTCATGCACGAATACAGACTCGACGGCAAATTCACACATTACAATCTTTCTAAGCCTGCAAAG GATGAATGGGTTGTGTGCAGGGTTTTCCACAAGAACATGGGGCTTAAAAGAACTAGTAGTCCATTATCTCCGACTGATCAAAGCGCTGGTGGCCAGCTGCTAAGGCTCAACTCTTTTGGGGATGATTTCttggattcttcttcttcactcccaCCTCTCATGGATCCTACTCCTTCCTACGACAGGCCTGCAGGCTCCTATGGCGGCTACCGCTTCGACTATGGAGAGCACGACGACAACGATTCCAAAGGAAAAATCACAGCAGCACCATTATCAGTACCATCAGCTAATAAAACAACACCAGCAGATATGCAATACTACTTTCAGCAAGTTGGCTCTTCCACTCGTCAGATCAACTGCTTTCAGCATCCCAAcgctgctgctgctgccgcTAGCTACCAAATGAGTAACCCAATGGCAACCCCCACCATGTTATACCCTCAGATTCATCATAATCACCAGTTGATTCCAAACCCTTCCTTCTCTTTTCAGCCAAATAATAATCCTGATTATTACTTCCAACAAGAGATAAGGGGCCCGAGGACTTCATTCCCAAACAATCAAGGCTCCTCCTTCGACTTTCAAAGCAGCAAACTTGATCATCAGGCCATTTTAAGAGCAATGGCTGCAGCTAAAAACAGGAACCACCAGATTGAAACATCAGTAACAACAGCAGGCTCAGGAGGCTTAGATAGTAGACAGTGCAAGGTGGAGCAGTATTCATCCAACAACCAGTCTATGTTTAGCGTCTCGCAAGATACTGGATTGAGCACCGCTGACATGAACACCACCACCGAGATATCATCATCAGTTGTCTCAAAGCAAGAAATCGAGGTCGGAAGCAGCAACACATTATATGAAGATCATCTTCAAAGTCCATCCGTTGTCCCTATTTCGGACATTGAAGGCTTGTGGGACTATTGA
- the LOC112193448 gene encoding NAC domain-containing protein 79 isoform X2 gives MADKAKMGEKEWYFFCQRDRKYPTGMRTNRATQSGYWKATGKDKEIYKRKTNNSNCLVGMKKTLVFYTGRAPKGEKTNWVMHEYRLDGKFTHYNLSKPAKDEWVVCRVFHKNMGLKRTSSPLSPTDQSAGGQLLRLNSFGDDFLDSSSSLPPLMDPTPSYDRPAGSYGGYRFDYGEHDDNDSKGKITAAPLSVPSANKTTPADMQYYFQQVGSSTRQINCFQHPNAAAAAASYQMSNPMATPTMLYPQIHHNHQLIPNPSFSFQPNNNPDYYFQQEIRGPRTSFPNNQGSSFDFQSSKLDHQAILRAMAAAKNRNHQIETSVTTAGSGGLDSRQCKVEQYSSNNQSMFSVSQDTGLSTADMNTTTEISSSVVSKQEIEVGSSNTLYEDHLQSPSVVPISDIEGLWDY, from the exons ATGGCAGACAAGGCAAAGATGGGGGAGAAGGAGTGGTACTTCTTCTGCCAGAGAGACAGGAAGTATCCTACAGGCATGAGAACGAATCGAGCAACGCAATCTGGATACTGGAAAGCCACCGGAAAAGATAAAGAGATCTACAAGCGCAAAACCAACAACAGTAACTGCCTTGTCGGGATGAAGAAGACTCTTGTGTTTTACACCGGAAGAGCTCCAAAGGGTGAGAAGACCAACTGGGTCATGCACGAATACAGACTCGACGGCAAATTCACACATTACAATCTTTCTAAGCCTGCAAAG GATGAATGGGTTGTGTGCAGGGTTTTCCACAAGAACATGGGGCTTAAAAGAACTAGTAGTCCATTATCTCCGACTGATCAAAGCGCTGGTGGCCAGCTGCTAAGGCTCAACTCTTTTGGGGATGATTTCttggattcttcttcttcactcccaCCTCTCATGGATCCTACTCCTTCCTACGACAGGCCTGCAGGCTCCTATGGCGGCTACCGCTTCGACTATGGAGAGCACGACGACAACGATTCCAAAGGAAAAATCACAGCAGCACCATTATCAGTACCATCAGCTAATAAAACAACACCAGCAGATATGCAATACTACTTTCAGCAAGTTGGCTCTTCCACTCGTCAGATCAACTGCTTTCAGCATCCCAAcgctgctgctgctgccgcTAGCTACCAAATGAGTAACCCAATGGCAACCCCCACCATGTTATACCCTCAGATTCATCATAATCACCAGTTGATTCCAAACCCTTCCTTCTCTTTTCAGCCAAATAATAATCCTGATTATTACTTCCAACAAGAGATAAGGGGCCCGAGGACTTCATTCCCAAACAATCAAGGCTCCTCCTTCGACTTTCAAAGCAGCAAACTTGATCATCAGGCCATTTTAAGAGCAATGGCTGCAGCTAAAAACAGGAACCACCAGATTGAAACATCAGTAACAACAGCAGGCTCAGGAGGCTTAGATAGTAGACAGTGCAAGGTGGAGCAGTATTCATCCAACAACCAGTCTATGTTTAGCGTCTCGCAAGATACTGGATTGAGCACCGCTGACATGAACACCACCACCGAGATATCATCATCAGTTGTCTCAAAGCAAGAAATCGAGGTCGGAAGCAGCAACACATTATATGAAGATCATCTTCAAAGTCCATCCGTTGTCCCTATTTCGGACATTGAAGGCTTGTGGGACTATTGA